In Leisingera methylohalidivorans DSM 14336, a single genomic region encodes these proteins:
- the radA gene encoding DNA repair protein RadA has translation MAKTSFSCSACGASFSKWSGRCEGCGEWNTISEDKGLSSGPSKKSLGIKRGRTIPLTDLATRETPPPRSCCGVGELDRVLGGGLVAASAILVGGDPGIGKSTLLLQAAARFAQSGVKTIYVSGEEASAQVRMRAQRLGLADAPVQLAAETNLRDILTTLEAERPQLAIIDSIQTMWADHVDSAPGSVSQVRAAAHELTTFAKRNGVSIIMVGHVTKDGQIAGPRVVEHMVDTVLYFEGERGHQFRILRAVKNRFGPADEIGVFEMTGGGLAEVINPSALFLSERGEPSPGSVVFAGIEGTRPVLVEMQALIAPSPHSQPRRAVVGWDSSRLAMILAVLEARCGIPFAGLDVYLNVAGGMKISEPAADLAVAAALLSAREDVALPADTVVFGEISLSGALRPAPQTENRLKEAQKLGFTAAIAPGGSKTVPVTGLNLRKSSDLAGFVGEFFGAG, from the coding sequence ATGGCTAAAACATCTTTCTCCTGCTCGGCCTGCGGTGCGAGCTTCTCCAAATGGTCGGGCCGCTGCGAGGGCTGCGGCGAATGGAACACGATTTCCGAGGACAAGGGGCTGAGCTCCGGCCCCTCGAAAAAGTCGCTGGGCATCAAACGCGGGCGCACCATCCCGCTGACCGATCTGGCAACACGGGAAACCCCGCCGCCGCGCAGCTGCTGCGGCGTGGGGGAGCTGGACCGGGTGCTGGGCGGCGGGCTGGTTGCGGCCTCGGCCATTCTGGTGGGCGGTGATCCCGGCATCGGCAAATCCACCCTTTTGCTGCAGGCGGCAGCGCGGTTTGCCCAGTCCGGGGTCAAGACCATCTATGTCAGCGGCGAAGAGGCGTCAGCCCAGGTCAGGATGCGGGCGCAGCGGCTGGGGCTGGCGGATGCGCCGGTGCAGCTGGCGGCGGAAACCAACCTGCGCGATATCCTGACCACGCTGGAAGCAGAGAGGCCGCAGCTGGCGATTATCGATTCCATCCAGACCATGTGGGCCGATCACGTGGACAGCGCGCCGGGATCGGTCAGCCAGGTGCGCGCGGCGGCGCATGAGCTGACAACCTTTGCCAAGCGCAACGGGGTGTCGATCATCATGGTCGGCCATGTCACCAAGGACGGCCAGATTGCCGGCCCCCGGGTGGTCGAGCATATGGTCGACACAGTGCTCTATTTCGAGGGTGAGCGCGGCCATCAGTTCCGCATCCTGCGGGCGGTCAAGAACCGATTTGGCCCGGCGGATGAGATCGGCGTGTTCGAGATGACCGGCGGCGGGCTGGCCGAAGTCATCAACCCCTCGGCCCTGTTCCTGTCCGAACGCGGCGAACCTTCGCCCGGGTCGGTGGTGTTTGCCGGCATCGAGGGCACCCGCCCGGTGCTGGTCGAAATGCAGGCGCTGATCGCGCCCTCGCCGCATTCGCAGCCGCGCCGGGCTGTGGTCGGCTGGGATTCATCCCGGCTGGCGATGATCCTGGCGGTTTTGGAGGCGCGCTGCGGCATTCCGTTTGCCGGATTGGATGTCTATCTGAACGTGGCCGGCGGCATGAAGATTTCGGAACCTGCGGCAGATCTTGCGGTGGCTGCGGCGCTGCTGAGTGCGCGCGAAGACGTGGCTTTGCCCGCCGATACGGTGGTTTTCGGAGAAATTTCACTATCCGGGGCGCTCCGGCCTGCGCCGCAGACCGAAAACCGGTTGAAAGAGGCGCAAAAACTTGGTTTCACGGCGGCAATTGCCCCTGGCGGCAGCAAAACCGTGCCGGTGACCGGCCTGAACTTGAGAAAGTCCAGCGATCTGGCGGGTTTTGTTGGCGAATTCTTCGGGGCCGGCTAA
- a CDS encoding CvpA family protein has protein sequence MEGFTIIDGVVALVIVVSALLAYSRGFVREAMAIAGWIAAGVLAFIFAPQVEPLMAEIPVIGEFIADSCELSIIAAFAAVFALALIVVSFFTPLFSTLVQRSALGGLDQGTGFFFGVLRGILLVAIAFFLYNVVMTGQSFTIVDESRSAAVFERLIGKIEERNPEQALGWVTTQYEALIGSCGQ, from the coding sequence ATGGAAGGTTTCACAATCATCGACGGGGTCGTGGCCCTGGTCATTGTCGTATCGGCGCTGCTGGCCTATTCACGCGGCTTCGTGCGCGAGGCGATGGCCATCGCAGGCTGGATCGCCGCGGGCGTGCTCGCCTTTATCTTTGCACCGCAGGTCGAACCCCTGATGGCAGAAATCCCGGTGATCGGCGAATTCATCGCCGACAGCTGCGAATTGTCGATCATCGCGGCCTTTGCCGCAGTGTTCGCACTGGCGCTGATCGTGGTCTCGTTTTTCACGCCGCTGTTTTCCACCCTGGTGCAGCGTTCCGCGCTTGGCGGGCTGGACCAGGGCACGGGTTTCTTCTTTGGCGTCTTGCGCGGCATTCTTTTGGTGGCAATCGCCTTCTTCCTCTACAATGTCGTGATGACCGGGCAGAGCTTTACAATCGTTGACGAAAGCCGCTCGGCCGCAGTGTTTGAGCGCCTGATCGGCAAGATTGAGGAGCGCAACCCGGAGCAGGCATTGGGCTGGGTCACCACGCAATATGAAGCGCTGATCGGCTCCTGCGGCCAGTAA
- a CDS encoding Hint domain-containing protein, with translation MQLDHTTDFADCQPVDVLLLTDPLPQSLKAAPAAKRARVRSGGFLPATLVETEEGFKQARDVKPGDMVFTFDGGAQEVKAVRHAVPRLTTCLHVPAGALGNDTDLMLPSDQKVALEMDTAERLFGLPVVVAKLIALTGYKGISAAAPERLGRIHFEFEEEELVWAESGMLMPAGDVAEDSAFHQLSLTETRQVLASDEGRALAATGMGDTDARLPSPLDNLLDRILAA, from the coding sequence ATGCAGCTGGATCACACCACAGATTTCGCCGACTGCCAGCCGGTTGATGTGCTGCTGCTGACCGATCCCCTGCCGCAGAGCCTGAAGGCCGCCCCGGCTGCAAAACGCGCCCGTGTCCGCAGCGGCGGCTTTCTGCCCGCGACCCTGGTGGAGACCGAAGAAGGCTTTAAGCAGGCCCGCGACGTGAAACCCGGCGACATGGTGTTCACCTTTGACGGCGGCGCCCAGGAAGTGAAGGCGGTGCGCCACGCGGTGCCGCGTCTGACCACATGCCTGCATGTCCCGGCCGGGGCTTTGGGCAACGACACCGACCTGATGCTGCCTTCGGACCAGAAAGTGGCACTGGAGATGGACACCGCCGAGCGCCTGTTCGGCCTGCCGGTTGTTGTCGCCAAGCTGATTGCGCTGACCGGCTACAAGGGCATTTCCGCCGCCGCGCCGGAACGCCTGGGCCGCATCCATTTCGAATTTGAAGAAGAAGAGCTGGTTTGGGCCGAAAGCGGCATGCTGATGCCCGCAGGCGATGTGGCTGAAGACTCGGCCTTTCATCAACTGTCGCTGACCGAAACCCGCCAGGTTCTGGCCAGCGATGAAGGCCGTGCCCTGGCCGCAACCGGCATGGGCGACACCGACGCCCGCCTGCCCAGCCCGCTGGACAACCTGCTGGACCGCATTCTGGCGGCCTGA
- a CDS encoding selenium-binding protein SBP56-related protein — protein sequence MNLRPDPTFHATPKLAMEAPAETLAFTLMLSPDGSQPDGLAVVDVDPNSDSYGDIVHQLMMPNKGDEFHHFGWNACSSALSPLTGHAFLERRYLIIPGIRSSRIYVIDVKEPLQAKIHKIIEPEEVFAKTGYSRPHTIHCGPEGIYVSTLGGGGEDGTDGPPGIFIMDCETFDILGRYEMDRGAQDKHYDFWWNLPRDYMVSSEWGLPPQFENGIVAEDLLSNKYGHSIHFWNLRERKNVQTIDLGENHQMALEIRPAHDPSKDYGFCGVVVDTTNLQGAIFTWWQKDDGTFEARKTLTIDPRPEKPENLPPLLQGFEAVPPLVTDIDLSLDDKYLYVACWGLGEMHQYDVSDPMNPKLAGKVELGGIARGAKHPNGKDFAYGPQMVEISRDGKRVYWTNSLYSTWDDQFYPGGEGGQMVMAKVGENGGLELDKDFFVEFPKGYRSHQIRLEGGDCSTDSFCYPSV from the coding sequence ATGAACTTGCGGCCCGACCCCACATTTCATGCCACCCCCAAGCTCGCCATGGAAGCCCCGGCCGAGACGCTGGCTTTCACCCTGATGCTCAGCCCTGATGGCTCGCAGCCCGACGGGCTGGCGGTTGTCGATGTGGATCCGAATTCGGACAGCTACGGCGATATCGTGCACCAGCTGATGATGCCCAACAAGGGCGACGAATTTCATCATTTCGGCTGGAACGCCTGTTCATCGGCCCTGTCGCCGCTGACGGGGCACGCGTTTCTGGAACGGCGTTATTTGATTATTCCCGGCATCCGCTCCAGCCGGATCTACGTGATAGACGTAAAAGAGCCGCTGCAGGCGAAGATCCACAAGATCATCGAACCGGAAGAGGTCTTTGCCAAGACCGGCTATTCCCGCCCGCATACCATTCACTGCGGGCCTGAGGGTATCTATGTCTCGACCCTGGGCGGCGGCGGCGAAGACGGCACCGACGGGCCGCCGGGCATCTTCATCATGGATTGCGAGACCTTCGACATTCTGGGCCGCTATGAAATGGACCGGGGCGCGCAGGACAAGCATTATGATTTCTGGTGGAATCTGCCGCGCGATTACATGGTCAGCTCGGAATGGGGCCTGCCGCCGCAGTTTGAAAACGGCATCGTGGCCGAGGATCTGCTGAGCAACAAATACGGCCATTCAATCCATTTCTGGAACCTGCGCGAGCGCAAGAATGTGCAGACCATCGACCTGGGCGAAAACCACCAGATGGCGCTGGAGATCCGGCCCGCGCATGATCCCTCCAAAGACTACGGGTTTTGCGGCGTGGTGGTGGATACCACCAACCTGCAGGGCGCGATCTTTACCTGGTGGCAGAAGGATGACGGCACATTCGAGGCCAGGAAAACCCTCACCATCGACCCGCGCCCGGAGAAGCCGGAAAACCTGCCGCCGCTGCTGCAGGGGTTCGAGGCGGTGCCGCCGTTGGTCACCGACATCGACCTGAGCCTGGACGACAAATACCTGTATGTGGCCTGCTGGGGGCTGGGTGAAATGCATCAGTATGATGTTTCTGACCCTATGAACCCCAAGCTGGCGGGCAAGGTTGAACTGGGCGGGATTGCCCGCGGCGCCAAGCACCCCAACGGCAAGGATTTTGCCTATGGCCCGCAGATGGTCGAGATCAGCCGCGACGGCAAGCGGGTCTATTGGACCAACTCGCTCTATTCCACTTGGGACGACCAGTTCTATCCGGGCGGCGAAGGCGGCCAGATGGTGATGGCCAAGGTGGGCGAAAACGGCGGGCTGGAACTGGACAAGGATTTCTTTGTCGAATTCCCCAAAGGCTACCGCAGCCACCAGATCCGGCTGGAAGGGGGCGACTGCTCCACCGACAGTTTCTGCTATCCCTCCGTCTGA
- the purF gene encoding amidophosphoribosyltransferase, whose amino-acid sequence MCGILGIASRDTDVFAEIYDGLLMLQHRGQDASGIVTYTGEFFRERKENGLVKDVFGPQDADTLTGKTGIGHVRYPTAGSLSAAEAQPFFVNAPYGIYLVHNGNITNTAEQREKVTGKYSRHLRTTSDSEIMLNVLADKVADAIKVNGNAEPVRNIFAGVKMTMERIQGAYSVLCMIAGVGMLAFRDPNGIRPLSVGKRPAESGGEDFCFASEDVAFGINGFEKLRDVKPGEAILVDLDGNMHTFQAVEGKLTPCIFEYVYLARPDSMMDGVSVYKTQLRMGQALARQIQEAGLEIDSIIPVPDSARPVALEVANSTGIRYREGLVKNRYVGRTFIMPGQAERQKSVRRKLNAIPLEFKGRNVLLIDDSIVRGNTIKKIVQMCRDAGAKKVYIASASPPVKYPNVYGIDMPTKHELIANGLSIEEIREELGADALFYQKLEDLIWAAQEGNPDIQGFDCSCFDGNYVTGVTAEYLDALEGSSRVSAKIQDMPAPGASWNASKLATG is encoded by the coding sequence ATGTGCGGGATTTTGGGGATCGCAAGCCGGGACACGGATGTCTTTGCGGAGATTTATGACGGGCTCTTGATGCTGCAGCACCGCGGCCAGGACGCCTCGGGGATTGTGACCTACACCGGCGAGTTCTTCCGCGAGCGCAAGGAAAACGGTCTGGTCAAGGATGTGTTCGGCCCGCAGGATGCCGACACCCTGACCGGCAAGACCGGCATCGGCCATGTCCGCTATCCCACCGCGGGTTCGCTGAGTGCGGCCGAAGCGCAGCCGTTTTTTGTGAACGCGCCCTATGGCATCTATCTGGTGCACAACGGCAATATCACCAATACCGCCGAGCAGCGCGAAAAGGTGACCGGCAAATACAGCCGCCATCTGCGCACCACCTCCGATTCCGAAATCATGCTGAACGTGCTGGCCGACAAGGTGGCTGACGCGATCAAGGTCAATGGCAATGCCGAGCCGGTCCGCAATATCTTTGCCGGTGTGAAGATGACGATGGAGCGGATCCAAGGCGCCTATTCGGTGCTGTGCATGATCGCCGGTGTCGGCATGCTGGCGTTCCGCGATCCCAACGGCATCCGCCCGCTGTCCGTGGGCAAGCGCCCGGCAGAAAGCGGCGGCGAGGATTTCTGCTTTGCCTCCGAAGACGTGGCCTTTGGCATCAACGGCTTTGAAAAGCTCCGTGATGTGAAGCCCGGCGAGGCCATTCTGGTTGATCTGGACGGCAATATGCATACCTTCCAGGCGGTCGAGGGCAAGCTGACCCCCTGCATTTTTGAATATGTCTACCTGGCGCGGCCCGATTCCATGATGGACGGGGTGTCGGTCTACAAGACCCAGCTGCGCATGGGCCAGGCGCTGGCCAGGCAGATCCAGGAGGCAGGGCTGGAAATCGACAGCATCATCCCGGTGCCTGATTCGGCCCGTCCCGTGGCGCTGGAAGTCGCCAACTCCACCGGCATCCGTTACCGCGAAGGGCTGGTGAAGAACCGCTATGTGGGCCGGACCTTTATCATGCCGGGCCAGGCGGAACGTCAGAAATCGGTGCGCCGCAAGCTGAACGCCATCCCGCTGGAATTCAAGGGCCGCAACGTGCTGCTGATCGACGATTCGATCGTGCGCGGCAACACGATTAAAAAGATCGTGCAAATGTGCCGCGATGCAGGCGCCAAGAAGGTCTATATCGCCTCTGCCTCGCCGCCGGTGAAATACCCGAACGTCTATGGCATCGACATGCCGACCAAGCACGAGCTGATCGCAAACGGCCTCAGCATCGAGGAAATCCGCGAGGAGCTGGGGGCGGATGCGCTGTTCTATCAGAAGCTCGAAGACCTGATCTGGGCGGCGCAGGAAGGCAACCCGGACATTCAAGGCTTTGATTGCTCCTGCTTTGACGGCAACTATGTCACCGGCGTCACCGCTGAATATCTGGACGCGCTTGAAGGCAGCAGCCGGGTCAGCGCCAAGATTCAGGACATGCCGGCCCCCGGTGCCTCCTGGAACGCTTCGAAACTGGCCACCGGCTGA
- a CDS encoding DUF2199 domain-containing protein, translating into MLISPRQCRCCGATFAQLLSLSCDRPDICSEDMEVEDNSAVLATRGDILTDDFCRLGELRFIRAVLAVPLANSRGEEFILGTWASLSRDDFDAYLDLFEMRETEKLGDRPAWLANAIPPDMAVPAGCMLEMRPGGEYPELRVTEQNHPLYPLQKDGAELEELLELLYAYGHDLPSLVYDA; encoded by the coding sequence ATGCTGATCTCCCCGCGCCAGTGCCGCTGCTGCGGCGCCACATTTGCGCAATTGCTGAGCCTCAGCTGCGACCGGCCCGATATCTGCTCCGAGGACATGGAGGTGGAGGACAACTCTGCCGTCCTGGCCACCCGCGGCGACATCCTGACGGATGATTTCTGCCGCTTGGGCGAGCTGCGCTTTATCCGCGCGGTGCTGGCGGTGCCTTTGGCAAACAGCCGCGGCGAGGAGTTCATCCTGGGCACCTGGGCCAGCCTCAGCCGCGATGATTTCGACGCCTATCTCGACCTCTTCGAAATGCGCGAGACGGAAAAGCTGGGCGACCGCCCGGCCTGGCTGGCCAATGCGATCCCGCCGGATATGGCGGTGCCTGCGGGCTGCATGCTGGAGATGCGCCCCGGCGGTGAGTATCCTGAGCTGAGGGTCACCGAGCAGAACCATCCGCTTTATCCGCTGCAAAAGGACGGAGCCGAGCTGGAGGAGCTGCTGGAGCTGCTCTATGCCTATGGCCACGACCTGCCGTCGCTGGTTTATGACGCCTGA
- a CDS encoding SDR family NAD(P)-dependent oxidoreductase produces the protein MTDKIALITGASRGLGNALAEALAPTHHIVAVARTTGALEELDDRIKAAGGSATLAPMDITVPEAMATLCRGIHDRWGKLDLWLHTAIHATALCPAPSVAPKDWTKAVAINATATSVLIPYVAPLLGQSGRAVFFDDAKAGEKFYGTYGATKAAQMALARSWQAEAERTGPQVRILDPQPMATALRARFHPGEDRSALAAIQDEAARLLPQILAD, from the coding sequence ATGACAGACAAAATCGCTCTCATCACCGGCGCATCGCGCGGCCTTGGCAACGCCCTGGCCGAAGCGCTTGCGCCCACCCATCACATTGTCGCCGTTGCCCGCACCACCGGCGCGCTGGAAGAGCTGGATGACCGCATCAAGGCCGCGGGCGGCTCTGCCACCCTGGCGCCGATGGACATCACCGTTCCGGAGGCGATGGCGACGCTCTGCCGCGGCATCCACGACCGCTGGGGCAAGCTGGACCTGTGGCTGCATACTGCAATCCACGCCACCGCCCTGTGCCCGGCGCCGTCGGTTGCCCCCAAGGACTGGACCAAGGCCGTGGCCATCAACGCCACTGCGACCTCGGTGCTGATCCCCTATGTGGCGCCCTTGCTGGGCCAGTCGGGCCGCGCGGTGTTCTTTGACGACGCCAAGGCAGGCGAGAAGTTCTATGGCACCTATGGCGCCACCAAGGCGGCGCAGATGGCGCTGGCCCGCAGCTGGCAGGCCGAGGCCGAACGCACCGGCCCGCAGGTGCGGATCCTGGACCCGCAGCCGATGGCCACCGCCCTGCGCGCCCGCTTCCACCCGGGCGAGGACCGCAGCGCCCTCGCCGCCATTCAGGACGAAGCCGCCCGCCTGCTGCCGCAGATCCTCGCGGACTGA
- the surE gene encoding 5'/3'-nucleotidase SurE — MRILITNDDGISAEGLTILGAIAHEVAGPGGEVWTVAPAFEQSGVGHCISYTRPTMLSQLGERRFAAEGSPADCVLAGLHVVMQGAKPDLVLSGVNRGNNSAENALYSGTLGGAMEAALQGIPAMALSQYYGPANRGTANPFEAAAVHGAALVNKILAAQPQDQQDYRLFYNINFPPVPAADVKGTRVATQGYRRGSHFSAEEQLSPTGRRYLWIRGGNQQVETAAGSDAAVNLDGYISVTPMRADLTARDALDALKAIERTCA, encoded by the coding sequence ATGCGCATACTGATCACCAATGACGACGGCATCAGCGCCGAAGGACTGACCATTCTCGGCGCCATCGCCCATGAGGTCGCAGGCCCCGGCGGCGAGGTCTGGACCGTGGCCCCGGCGTTTGAACAATCCGGCGTCGGCCATTGCATCAGCTACACCCGCCCCACCATGCTGAGCCAGCTGGGCGAACGCCGCTTTGCCGCCGAAGGCTCGCCCGCAGACTGCGTGCTGGCGGGGCTGCATGTGGTGATGCAGGGCGCCAAGCCCGATCTGGTGCTGTCGGGCGTGAACCGCGGCAACAACTCAGCCGAAAACGCGCTCTATTCCGGCACTCTTGGCGGCGCCATGGAGGCCGCGCTGCAGGGAATCCCGGCGATGGCGCTGTCGCAGTATTACGGGCCTGCCAACCGCGGGACCGCCAACCCGTTCGAGGCCGCCGCCGTGCATGGCGCGGCGCTGGTCAACAAGATCCTGGCCGCCCAGCCGCAGGACCAGCAGGACTACCGGCTGTTTTACAATATCAACTTCCCGCCGGTCCCTGCGGCGGACGTCAAGGGCACCCGCGTCGCCACCCAAGGGTACCGCCGCGGCAGCCATTTTTCGGCCGAGGAACAGCTGTCGCCGACCGGGCGGCGCTACCTGTGGATCCGCGGCGGCAATCAGCAGGTGGAGACCGCTGCAGGATCAGACGCCGCGGTGAACCTGGACGGCTATATCTCTGTCACCCCGATGCGCGCCGACCTGACCGCGCGCGATGCACTGGATGCGCTGAAGGCGATTGAAAGAACCTGCGCATGA
- a CDS encoding protein-L-isoaspartate(D-aspartate) O-methyltransferase, with amino-acid sequence MSGPDPETKMQFLYSVRSRGVTDQKVLEAIEAIDRGMFVRGIFTDRAYEDVPLPIACGQTISQPSVVGMMTQALEISPRDTVLEVGTGSGYQAAVLSKLARRVYTIDRHARLVREARAVFEQLQLANVTSLVGDGSHGLNEQAPFDRIIVTAAAEDPPSPLLAQLKTGGIMVLPVGQSDHVQTLIRVRKTEDGLDYDELRPVRFVPLLEGLGKDT; translated from the coding sequence ATGAGCGGACCCGATCCGGAAACCAAGATGCAGTTCCTGTACTCCGTGCGCTCGCGCGGGGTGACGGACCAGAAGGTGCTGGAGGCGATCGAAGCCATCGACCGCGGCATGTTCGTGCGCGGCATCTTCACCGACCGCGCCTATGAGGACGTGCCGCTGCCGATTGCCTGCGGCCAGACCATCTCGCAGCCCTCCGTTGTCGGGATGATGACCCAGGCGCTGGAAATCAGCCCGCGCGACACGGTTCTGGAGGTCGGCACCGGCTCCGGCTACCAGGCGGCGGTGCTGTCGAAACTGGCGCGCCGGGTCTATACCATCGACCGCCACGCAAGGCTGGTGCGCGAGGCGCGGGCGGTGTTCGAGCAGCTGCAGCTGGCCAATGTGACCTCGCTGGTCGGCGACGGCAGCCACGGCCTGAACGAACAGGCGCCGTTTGACCGGATCATCGTGACCGCCGCCGCCGAAGATCCGCCAAGCCCCCTGCTTGCGCAGCTCAAGACCGGCGGCATCATGGTGCTGCCGGTGGGGCAGTCCGACCATGTGCAGACGCTGATCCGGGTGCGGAAAACCGAAGACGGGCTGGACTATGACGAGCTGCGCCCGGTGCGGTTTGTGCCGCTGCTTGAGGGATTGGGCAAGGACACGTAA
- a CDS encoding peptidoglycan DD-metalloendopeptidase family protein, which translates to MTRTPPNRTESRGLPRARLLAVLPLAGMLTGVLAACQGPLDYDLRGQLGAFNTAGAAQTATAHRPSPDARGLISYPSYQVAVAQRGDTVSDVAARIGLPPAEVARFNGMETGDKMRQGEVLALPRRAPDSLPGSAAAGAVDIATLAGQAIETAPLTSPNPGSVTPTAIQPVPKPQPPKVQAGPEPVRHKVKRGETAYTISRLYQVPVKSLAEWNGLGSDFAVREGQFLLIPLKEKAAPRPAPAAAAVTEPGAGSVTPVPPSASQPLPEEKVEPAAVAPAAETLPKPELPEPTRASSAAMAYPVQGKIVKTYAKGRNDGIDIAAAAGAPVNAAEAGTVAAITKDSNNVPIVVIRHSQKLLTVYQNVGNITVKKGESVVRGQRIASLRGGDDAYVHFEVRDGFESIDPLSYLN; encoded by the coding sequence ATGACCCGGACCCCCCCCAACCGGACCGAATCCCGCGGCCTGCCCCGTGCAAGGCTGCTGGCCGTATTGCCGCTGGCCGGGATGCTGACCGGGGTGCTGGCCGCCTGCCAGGGCCCGCTGGACTATGACCTGCGCGGCCAGCTGGGCGCCTTTAACACCGCCGGCGCGGCCCAGACCGCAACAGCGCACCGGCCCTCGCCGGATGCCCGCGGGCTGATCTCCTACCCCTCTTATCAGGTGGCGGTGGCGCAGCGCGGCGATACGGTTTCGGACGTCGCTGCCCGCATCGGCCTGCCGCCCGCAGAAGTTGCCCGGTTCAACGGTATGGAAACCGGCGACAAGATGCGCCAGGGCGAGGTGCTGGCGCTGCCGCGCCGCGCGCCGGACAGCCTGCCTGGCAGCGCCGCCGCGGGGGCCGTCGATATTGCAACGCTGGCGGGCCAGGCTATCGAGACCGCGCCGCTGACCTCGCCCAACCCCGGTTCCGTCACCCCTACCGCGATTCAGCCGGTGCCGAAGCCGCAGCCGCCCAAGGTGCAGGCCGGCCCCGAGCCGGTGCGCCACAAGGTGAAGCGCGGCGAGACCGCCTATACCATCTCGCGGCTTTACCAGGTGCCGGTGAAATCGCTGGCGGAATGGAACGGCCTGGGCAGCGATTTTGCGGTGCGCGAAGGCCAGTTCCTGCTGATCCCCCTGAAAGAGAAAGCCGCGCCCCGGCCGGCCCCGGCCGCCGCGGCAGTCACCGAACCGGGGGCCGGCTCGGTGACGCCGGTGCCGCCAAGCGCCAGCCAGCCGCTGCCGGAAGAAAAGGTCGAGCCTGCCGCCGTTGCCCCCGCGGCGGAAACCCTGCCCAAGCCGGAACTGCCCGAACCCACCCGCGCCAGCAGCGCTGCCATGGCCTATCCGGTGCAGGGCAAGATCGTCAAAACCTACGCCAAGGGACGCAATGACGGCATCGACATCGCCGCCGCCGCCGGTGCGCCGGTCAATGCAGCCGAGGCCGGCACCGTGGCGGCGATCACCAAGGATTCCAACAACGTGCCGATCGTGGTGATCCGCCACAGCCAGAAGCTGCTGACCGTCTATCAGAACGTCGGCAATATCACCGTGAAGAAGGGCGAAAGCGTGGTGCGCGGCCAGCGTATTGCCTCGCTGCGCGGCGGCGACGACGCCTATGTCCATTTCGAAGTGCGCGACGGGTTCGAAAGCATCGACCCGCTGAGCTACCTGAACTGA
- a CDS encoding ATP-binding protein has translation MDQIALTRIAEALERMSPAPLETPDFNAASAFVWHVGPERLEPVGAVNRVDLDLLVGINRSRDTLLENTRRFAQGFAANNALLWGARGMGKSSLVKAVHGALAADHPELKLVELQREDLPSVARLLNHLRGSGHRFILFCDDLSFSHDDQHYKSLKAVLDGGIEGRPENVVFYATSNRRHLMPRDMIENERSSAINPSEAVEEKVSLSDRFGLWLGFHPCDQDEYLAMIAGYCAAYGVKPDAETLRAEAIEWQATRGARSGRVAWQFFTDLAGRHGVALR, from the coding sequence ATGGACCAGATCGCATTGACCCGCATTGCCGAGGCGCTGGAGCGGATGTCTCCGGCCCCGCTGGAAACCCCTGATTTCAACGCGGCCAGCGCCTTTGTCTGGCATGTGGGGCCGGAGCGGCTGGAGCCGGTCGGGGCGGTCAACCGGGTCGATCTGGACCTGCTGGTCGGCATCAACCGTTCCCGCGATACGCTGCTGGAGAACACCCGCCGGTTTGCCCAGGGCTTCGCCGCCAACAACGCGCTTCTGTGGGGCGCGCGGGGGATGGGGAAATCCAGCCTTGTCAAAGCCGTGCATGGCGCGCTGGCGGCGGATCACCCGGAGCTGAAGCTGGTGGAACTCCAGCGCGAGGATCTGCCCTCGGTGGCGCGGCTGCTGAACCACCTGCGCGGCTCCGGGCACCGGTTCATCCTGTTCTGCGATGATCTGTCGTTCAGCCATGACGACCAGCATTACAAAAGCCTCAAGGCGGTGCTGGACGGCGGGATCGAGGGGCGGCCCGAAAATGTGGTGTTCTACGCCACCTCGAACCGGCGCCATCTGATGCCGCGCGACATGATCGAGAATGAGCGCTCCAGCGCCATCAACCCGTCGGAAGCGGTGGAGGAGAAGGTCTCGCTGTCGGACCGGTTCGGCCTGTGGCTGGGGTTCCACCCCTGTGATCAGGACGAATACCTGGCGATGATCGCGGGCTATTGCGCGGCCTATGGGGTCAAACCGGATGCGGAGACGCTGCGGGCCGAGGCGATCGAATGGCAGGCCACCCGCGGCGCCCGCTCGGGCCGGGTGGCCTGGCAGTTCTTCACTGACCTCGCCGGGCGGCACGGGGTGGCCTTGCGATAG